A stretch of the Elephas maximus indicus isolate mEleMax1 chromosome 3, mEleMax1 primary haplotype, whole genome shotgun sequence genome encodes the following:
- the TNFRSF14 gene encoding tumor necrosis factor receptor superfamily member 14 isoform X2 has translation MEPPCGWESSSGSPAPQPDILRLALCFLLLVPRRFTLALPLCKEEEYPVDTECCPKCSPGYRVKQACNEETGTVCVPCLPRTYTAHLNGLTMGLETRQECSTVKDTECGCPQGHFCMSEDTDPCAMCRPHSVCSAGQQVRTRGTEKQDTVCEDCPPGTFSPLETLDKCQPWTSCSGWLESEARPGTRTTDAKCSSWLPLILGPVVFMTLGLVIWYLKKQQRSSGSLTKRKLSFQRWVKRIPEGDAITLEALQVGPDVTTVAVEETMRDEAEQGSKT, from the exons ATGGAGCCTCCGTGTGGCTGGGAGTCTTCCTCTGGGAGCCCCGCGCCCCAGCCAGACATCCTGAGGCTG GCGCTGTGCTTCCTCCTCCTGGTACCCCGCCGCTTCACCCTGGCGCTGCCCCTCTGCAAAGAGGAGGAGTACCCGGTGGACACCGAGTGCTGCCCCAAGTGTAGCCCAG GTTACCGGGTAAAGCAAGCCTGCAATGAGGAGACTGGCACGGTGTGTGTGCCCTGCCTCCCGAGGACCTACACGGCCCACCTCAATGGCCTGA CCATGGGCCTCGAGACCCGGCAGGAGTGCTCCACCGTAAAAGACACCGAGTGTGGCTGCCCCCAGGGCCACTTCTGCATGAGCGAGGACACGGACCCCTGTGCCATGTGCCGACCCCACAGTGTTTGCAGTGCAGGCCAGCAGGTGCGAACGAGAG GCACTGAGAAGCAAGATACAGTGTGTGAGGACTGCCCGCCTGGGACCTTCTCTCCCCTGGAGACCCTGGACAAGTGTCAGCCCTGGACCAG CTGCAGTGGCTGGTTGGAGAGCGAAGCCAGGCCTGGAACCCGTACCACAGATGCCAAATGCTCCTCTTGGCTTCCTCTTATTTTGGGCCCTGTTGTTTTTATGACGCTTGGCCTTGTGATCTGGTACCTGAAGAAACAACAAAGGTCATCTG GGAGTCTGACCAAGCGGAAGCTTTCTTTCCAG AGGTGGGTAAAAAGAATTCCAGAAGGGGATGCCATAACCTTGGAGGCCCTGCAGGTTGGGCCGGATGTCACCACGGTGGCCGTGGAGGAGACTATGAGAGATGAAGCTGAACAAGGATCCAAGACTTAG
- the TNFRSF14 gene encoding tumor necrosis factor receptor superfamily member 14 isoform X3, which yields MEPPCGWESSSGSPAPQPDILRLALCFLLLVPRRFTLALPLCKEEEYPVDTECCPKCSPGYRVKQACNEETGTVCVPCLPRTYTAHLNGLSECLRCRVCNSGTEKQDTVCEDCPPGTFSPLETLDKCQPWTSCSGWLESEARPGTRTTDAKCSSWLPLILGPVVFMTLGLVIWYLKKQQRSSGSLTKRKLSFQRWVKRIPEGDAITLEALQVGPDVTTVAVEETMRDEAEQGSKT from the exons ATGGAGCCTCCGTGTGGCTGGGAGTCTTCCTCTGGGAGCCCCGCGCCCCAGCCAGACATCCTGAGGCTG GCGCTGTGCTTCCTCCTCCTGGTACCCCGCCGCTTCACCCTGGCGCTGCCCCTCTGCAAAGAGGAGGAGTACCCGGTGGACACCGAGTGCTGCCCCAAGTGTAGCCCAG GTTACCGGGTAAAGCAAGCCTGCAATGAGGAGACTGGCACGGTGTGTGTGCCCTGCCTCCCGAGGACCTACACGGCCCACCTCAATGGCCTGAGTGAGTGTCTGCGGTGCCGAGTCTGTAACTCAG GCACTGAGAAGCAAGATACAGTGTGTGAGGACTGCCCGCCTGGGACCTTCTCTCCCCTGGAGACCCTGGACAAGTGTCAGCCCTGGACCAG CTGCAGTGGCTGGTTGGAGAGCGAAGCCAGGCCTGGAACCCGTACCACAGATGCCAAATGCTCCTCTTGGCTTCCTCTTATTTTGGGCCCTGTTGTTTTTATGACGCTTGGCCTTGTGATCTGGTACCTGAAGAAACAACAAAGGTCATCTG GGAGTCTGACCAAGCGGAAGCTTTCTTTCCAG AGGTGGGTAAAAAGAATTCCAGAAGGGGATGCCATAACCTTGGAGGCCCTGCAGGTTGGGCCGGATGTCACCACGGTGGCCGTGGAGGAGACTATGAGAGATGAAGCTGAACAAGGATCCAAGACTTAG
- the TNFRSF14 gene encoding tumor necrosis factor receptor superfamily member 14 isoform X1 produces the protein MEPPCGWESSSGSPAPQPDILRLALCFLLLVPRRFTLALPLCKEEEYPVDTECCPKCSPGYRVKQACNEETGTVCVPCLPRTYTAHLNGLSECLRCRVCNSAMGLETRQECSTVKDTECGCPQGHFCMSEDTDPCAMCRPHSVCSAGQQVRTRGTEKQDTVCEDCPPGTFSPLETLDKCQPWTSCSGWLESEARPGTRTTDAKCSSWLPLILGPVVFMTLGLVIWYLKKQQRSSGSLTKRKLSFQRWVKRIPEGDAITLEALQVGPDVTTVAVEETMRDEAEQGSKT, from the exons ATGGAGCCTCCGTGTGGCTGGGAGTCTTCCTCTGGGAGCCCCGCGCCCCAGCCAGACATCCTGAGGCTG GCGCTGTGCTTCCTCCTCCTGGTACCCCGCCGCTTCACCCTGGCGCTGCCCCTCTGCAAAGAGGAGGAGTACCCGGTGGACACCGAGTGCTGCCCCAAGTGTAGCCCAG GTTACCGGGTAAAGCAAGCCTGCAATGAGGAGACTGGCACGGTGTGTGTGCCCTGCCTCCCGAGGACCTACACGGCCCACCTCAATGGCCTGAGTGAGTGTCTGCGGTGCCGAGTCTGTAACTCAG CCATGGGCCTCGAGACCCGGCAGGAGTGCTCCACCGTAAAAGACACCGAGTGTGGCTGCCCCCAGGGCCACTTCTGCATGAGCGAGGACACGGACCCCTGTGCCATGTGCCGACCCCACAGTGTTTGCAGTGCAGGCCAGCAGGTGCGAACGAGAG GCACTGAGAAGCAAGATACAGTGTGTGAGGACTGCCCGCCTGGGACCTTCTCTCCCCTGGAGACCCTGGACAAGTGTCAGCCCTGGACCAG CTGCAGTGGCTGGTTGGAGAGCGAAGCCAGGCCTGGAACCCGTACCACAGATGCCAAATGCTCCTCTTGGCTTCCTCTTATTTTGGGCCCTGTTGTTTTTATGACGCTTGGCCTTGTGATCTGGTACCTGAAGAAACAACAAAGGTCATCTG GGAGTCTGACCAAGCGGAAGCTTTCTTTCCAG AGGTGGGTAAAAAGAATTCCAGAAGGGGATGCCATAACCTTGGAGGCCCTGCAGGTTGGGCCGGATGTCACCACGGTGGCCGTGGAGGAGACTATGAGAGATGAAGCTGAACAAGGATCCAAGACTTAG
- the PRXL2B gene encoding prostamide/prostaglandin F synthase, translating to MSALDLARVGACVLKNAVTGEAVELRSLWQEQACVVAGLRRFGCMVCRWIARDLSSLKGLLDQHGVRLVGVGPEALGLQEFLDGGYFAGELYLDESKQFYKELGFKRYNSLSILPAALGKPVRDVAAKAKAVGIQGNLSGDLLQSGGLLVVSKGGEKVLLHFVQKSPGDYVPQESILGALGISAEGHTSEPPQCDEEVCGR from the exons ATGAGCGCCCTGGACCTGGCTCGAGTGGGCGCTTGCGTGCTGAAGAACGCGGTGACGGGAGAG GCCGTGGAGCTGCGGAGCCTGTGGCAGGAGCAGGCATGCGTGGTGGCCGGGCTGCGGCGCTTCGGTTGCATGGTGTGCCGCTGGATCGCCCGGGACCTCAGCAGCCTCAAGGGGCTCCTGGACCAGCACGGCGTGCGCCTGGTGGGAGTGGGGCCGGAGGCCCTGGGCCTGCAGGAATTCCTGGACGGCGGCTACTTCGCGGGAG AGCTCTACCTGGATGAGAGCAAGCAGTTCTACAAGGAGCTGGGCTTCAAGCG GTACAATAGTCTGAGCATCCTACCTGCTGCTCTGGGGAAGCCAGTGCGGGATGTGGCTGCCAAG GCCAAGGCTGTTGGCATCCAGGGGAACCTGTCTGGGGACCTGCTGCAGAGTGGAGGGCTGCTGGTGGTCAGCAAAG GTGGTGAGAAGGTGCTGCTACACTTTGTCCAGAAGTCCCCAGGGGACTATGTTCCCCAGGAGAGCATCCTGGGGGCCCTGGGCATCTCTGCGGAGGGCCATACCAGTGAGCCTCCCCAG TGTGACGAGGAGGTGTGTGGGCGGTGA